One Blattabacterium cuenoti DNA window includes the following coding sequences:
- the rpsO gene encoding 30S ribosomal protein S15, with translation MYLTSEKKKEIFKTYGASVLDTGSSKAQVALFTYRINHLSKHLENNKKDFNTERALVKLVGKRKKLLKYIELYDRNSYKELIKHLGLRK, from the coding sequence ATGTACTTGACATCAGAAAAAAAAAAAGAAATATTTAAAACTTATGGAGCATCTGTTTTAGATACAGGTTCATCCAAAGCACAAGTTGCTTTATTTACTTATAGAATTAACCATTTAAGCAAACATCTAGAAAATAATAAGAAAGACTTCAACACAGAAAGAGCACTAGTCAAATTAGTAGGAAAAAGAAAAAAACTACTGAAATATATAGAACTATATGATAGAAATAGTTACAAAGAACTAATCAAACACTTGGGATTAAGAAAATGA